A section of the Archocentrus centrarchus isolate MPI-CPG fArcCen1 chromosome 20, fArcCen1, whole genome shotgun sequence genome encodes:
- the pkd1l1 gene encoding LOW QUALITY PROTEIN: polycystic kidney disease 1 like 1 (The sequence of the model RefSeq protein was modified relative to this genomic sequence to represent the inferred CDS: deleted 1 base in 1 codon; substituted 4 bases at 4 genomic stop codons), whose amino-acid sequence MTLERKSNNCRAPPLFLLDPRSMKXSSSSLASSFVPSFAYSHPSILTSHTHLVSTVAGLATPVSLSYRSPPFSPLXNAHVLRPPQTQVIPCFASVEAXVREPLXSDMLRVFFFVALHSYFHRLSAVASSSGQQSSAWFIGCVSANSSFRFHGPMGARDLDPVACSVRCLDEGFGAAALSPEACYCGNQLSGLVVSECFKTSSNEGTKDVTGGSERQHTLNLPLGKAQDGTLALYRAEGPFLHNISAFTSPARLQAGETFVIEVNGNLAGCPSQPPGIPGLRRQALSYVTVEFLGMTPKGQISHHVNVLEDGSFTASSDWILKAAGKYEINITVSNPLSALSSTLQLSISPPSPESLMISLLHGPLGVPSCIPSIHLDSNGVSNGVAAYQGDPVTLQAFVSEGLPAEFCWCFTHREKETVSLSQPRCLNSTVKWTFDSEGVHTVSVNASGDSGWIQKTIHVVVVSPGVSHLKGSLCGNRSTTAVRIFSARQAYPTNTDIIFQAVTDVPDPVEFLWHFGDYRSATTTSRTITKRYLNPGRYDVSAIMSRGQMVVTSGVFPVVVQRAVKLNRLVHQPSVLQNHTVVLSCRVNVGTNVTFLWSFGDGTSRSGQSTEWHVFHRTGEFRVKVTASNLVSSASLSSYIFVVDQPCRPPPVKNMGPLKLQVRRYEVVRLGVTYETEVECDISRGLHYSWILRDSAGRAVPLPLTDTHRQTLILQSHLLQYDTYTAISRVQVVGSVVYSNYSVKLQVMPSPPVAFIQGGTNIFLNNRSTIATLDGQASYDPDFPTNPLSYRWTCKPVSTITSTCFNQHIPTSSPVLRFPVSFLKLNFDQFQFTLTVHSGERSASSETFLTVTSNIFRKVSVYCPECQGDHVNWDQSFSVSAICEDCLIPAQHIYYSWSLYLVNASSKPFIEVPFCYTVDLSTISAVMESPATSPQTPVISTLHPSVTNMSQDNHTASSSSSSPVTVNTFESGVGNQDVDLADSLSESSPRVLNKDGVLYSDRFGQGDISRELPVDPDSSADWDFPFLFLESGSASGRQDPDHGVPFPSAEEGDPGMSAGRSRGEDGESSRAGDVSVFELALHKDEGSNLVDPKPPVVIRAPTLLDLPRSAVNRDLFESFTYTGISSSFLVIKPFSLRPRSRYMLEVTAESQDRFLGRTQLFLQTNPVPTGLACQVQPVKGQELHTHFSIFCTSGREDLLYKYSFSVGDRLPRTLYQGRDFQYYFSLPSGDPSDHYKVTIYTEISSSTYGSATKPCPVTVQVQPSFLRDTLSSSSHHDPDLELSEFGLRNLSALVQLGNSVEIRNYISLLSSILNRLSLDMNANTRAQRHVRNVLIRTLCELDSSDQVSMTDNICILNNLLQITSQVTLMSAKRVTAHIQAISEQFSGSGAPRRYHVNQEVLSTMLSLLSHSLQVVTSCDFTPDITQASEAGSPTDENLRNERETPNSCIVNSCTGCHIKEGRSVPTKQAVKLAADILQAASELMLKYILFHETKEHRVCSSLITLYATSQNKTSTVISSGSVTVYMPATFIQILFLQHGPCILSLLIELSRSPYTWARYPTQLSGPVVDLNLYKCRTRKRIHIHSLIQPINTELHLPQRNKSSAWEFILLSSQVNYHSFNITQEHLMQTIQLSLVFRPPSNKAFPLTVLFRMFDRPTPNIHHLQRIYKWERNTLRITLPSSYLNAAGVGHLALLNGDFGKAPRGNHLAEQIRYRLIVDSSLCLSWDGQQGAWTHQGCRTQQADTSSAVNCSCHQLRPLTVMQQQIQSSHSTADLDLFVSASSDMTVLGMLLLFVCLYIPGLAVCKRADVVSKQNQKVHYLSDNSLFDPYLYAVTIHTGLRSAARMSAKVYIELYGEDGVSQAKEVQAPGCTLFRRNSKDTFILSAANSLGSVWGVHIWHDNSGPSPDWYLTQVEVSEVLGGHVKGRSWLFVGQCWLAANKGDGRVERMLRVCTQGITFAQMLHLKLSDYLADFHMWISLYSCPSPNSFTHTQRLSVCLLLLLGYAWVNAVIITQMDDQMLFAVGFIDVSTVAVTTGLMSVVVVLPVATAVSFLFRLRAVQLTGAQVKGRMTEKEYSEDALSLNDSTFEHHLSWTGLQEWDAAWMKEYQDTDLPSVSHSHADQAPQEKQFELFTEGSRFYGPQKACLSRAKDEGRTENDLQGQHSPDCASEEASYHDAINKLRQSRIRPTHRWCRYLAWTLCLLLSLSCLVHSAVLGMRFSNSNVLLWIHSLSISLMSCIFIIQPVLILAGAMSVSCLHRKAPDFHIFFSMRQFDIETLKLWNRSAINGPEEQFRPCAFPHKRCSHPKKLLGARQRARYLRLVRPPTPAELRRTRGRKRREALIHKTLRDLALCVSMLSLMICITHDSSFSDHYQLNKAVRRHFVRNHDNSFMSIQKYQDWWKWSQTSLLDSLYKNTSVKTEQTHIVIGEPILQKIETSDTFQSQIPIVTLTQMCGHLGCYSGPSATAGLGHTKSDAVSKLKLLHSAGWLSGQTVALKVQFTLYSPAPNLFTSVRLLTEQSPTSVLLPSAEVHSVRVYHTPATWDYAVMVCKLLFLLLSLIQFCCQVSNVEEQGLMGYWATPCNWVEVSLLTVTLVYYVCHIYRSTLVMDVAELLQRHSYREHVDVSLLASWEQFLCTLSGIMCFLLTIKCVAVLRVNRTLATSAALFAHLLSSLLWPMISGVILLVALSCLGPLLHIQSSWALSPIPILLRPLSYLYRGLGGARSNRGLLCSECDVFTRGVLYLSSVVWTAVVIGAMSSLVRNARRSQSRRTFFTIAELINYIRLKVSELTTGQGREVCNDKHTEGRTYYLEEVESLVDELLFRLNALSDSLHHTLPLKAHHYREDSPSVSPIPESSNMDSQGSVKSQMIGNIGNDTHANDQCLSNLGGTPSASHLFSFQANMDILQQRGQIGHNSSSNTVVASEDKLKGKNSLFCPELAGKSQAAHTEVVVEVLVHEEPGRAVPDTH is encoded by the exons ATGACCTTAGAGCGTAAGAG TAATAACTGCAGAGCACCCCCCCTCTTTCTCTTGGATCCACGATCAATGAAATGatcttcctcctccttggcATCGTCTTTTGTTCCGTCATTTGCATACAGTCACCCT TCTATTCTCACCTCCCACACACACCTTGTAAGCACGGTTGCCGGTCTCGCTACACCTGTTTCTCTTTCCTATCGCTCCCCTCCCTTCTCTCCCCTCTGAAACGCCCACGTTCTGCGTCCTCCACAAACGCAGGTCATCCCCTGCTTCGCTTCAGTCGAGGCCTGAGTCCGGGAACCTCTCTAATCAGACATGCTGCGCGTTTTTTTCTTCGTGGCACTGCACTCCTATTTCCACCGACTGTCTGCGGTGGCCTCCTCATCAGGTCAGCAGAGTTCAGCCTGGTTCATCGGGTGCGTCAGCGCCAACTCTTCCTTCAGATTTCATGGACCCATGGGCGCCCGTGACCTTGACCCGGTAGCCTGCTCCGTACGCTGCCTGGATGAGGG GTTCGGGGCTGCTGCTTTGTCTCCGGAGGCTTGTTACTGCGGGAACCAGCTGAGCGGTCTGGTGGTCAGTGAGTGTTTCAAGACATCTTCCAATGAAGGAACAAAGGACGTGACAGGAGGAAGTGAAAGACAACA tacCTTGAACCTACCTCTTGGGAAAGCTCAAGATGGAACCTTGGCACTCTACAGAGCTGAAGGACCGTTTCTGCACAACATTAGTGCATTTACCTCCCCAGCCAGACTGCAGGCTGGGGAGACTTTTGTCATTGAAGTGAATGGAAACCTTGCTGGATGTCCCAGTCAGCCTCCAG GCATTCCAGGTCTTAGGAGGCAGGCCCTGTCTTATGTTACTGTGGAGTTTCTGGGGATGACCCCTAAAGGTCAAATTTCTCATCATGTCAACGTGCTGGAGGATGGTTCCTTTACTGCGTCATCTGATTGGATTTTGAAAGCTGCAGGCAAATATGAAATAA atatcacTGTCTCCAACCCTCTATCCGCACTCTCCTCCACCCTCCAGCTGTCCATCTCGCCACCCTCTCCAGAAAGCCTAATGATCTCTTTGCTCCACGGCCCCCTGGGTGTCCCGTCCTGCATCCCCTCCATTCACTTGGACTCTAATGGTGTGTCTAACGGTGTGGCTGCATACCAGGGCGATCCTGTCACTCTGCAGGCGTTTGTGAGTGAAGGATTACCAGCTGAGTTCTGCTGGTGCTTTACTCACAgggaaaaagaaacagtttcCCTTTCACAGCCGCGCTGTCTGAACAGCACTGTG AAGTGGACCTTTGACTCAGAGGGAGTTCACACAGTGTCAGTGAATGCATCCGGCGACTCTGGGTGGATTCAGAAGACAATACATGTT GTGGTTGTATCTCCTGGCGTCTCTCACCTTAAAGGGAGCTTGTGTGGGAATCGGTCGACTACAG CTGTGAGGATTTTTTCAGCGAGGCAAGCATATCCCACAAATACAGATATAATCTTCCAAGCTGTGACTGATGTACCAGATCCAGTGGAGTTCCTCTGGCACTTCGGAGACTACAGATCAGCCACAACTACCTCTAGGACCATCACTAAAAGATACCTAAACCCCGGCAG GTATGATGTATCTGCAATCATGTCACGTGGCCAGATGGTCGTCACCTCTGGTGTGTTCCCGGTGGTGGTCCAGAGAGCGGTGAAGCTCAACAGGCTGGTCCACCAGCCCTCAGTCTTGCAGAATCACACGGTGGTGTTGAGTTGCCGGGTAAATGTGGGGACCAACGTCACCTTCCTGTGGAGCTTTGGAGATGGAACAAGCCGGTCTGGACAGAGCACAGAATGGCACGTCTTCCACAG AACAGGAGAGTTCAGGGTCAAAGTGACTGCATCTAACCTGGTCAGCTCTGCGTCTCTGAGCAGCTACATCTTTGTTGTGGATCAACCTTGTCGGCCTCCACCTGTCAAAAACATGGGGCCTCTTAAGCTACAG GTGCGACGATATGAGGTTGTCCGTCTGGGTGTGACGTATGAAACAGAAGTTGAATGTGATATATCGAGAGGCCTTCACTATTCCTGGATTTTACGTGACTCTGCAGGCCGGGCAGTTCCTTTGcctctcacagacacacacagacagaccctCATACTGCAGAGCCATCTCCTGCAATATGATACCTACACTGCTATATCCAGG GTTCAGGTTGTCGGCAGTGTCGTGTACAGTAACTACAGCGTGAAGCTTCAGGTGATGCCAAGCCCTCCTGTGGCGTTCATCCAGGGCGGCACCAACATCTTCCTTAACAACAGGAGCACCATAGCAACCCTGGATGGGCAGGCATCTTACGACCCTGACTTCCCCACTAACCCACTCAG CTACAGATGGACATGTAAGCCAGTCAGCACCATCACCAGCACCTGCTTCAACCAACACATTCCCACTTCATCACCTGTGCTCAGGTTTCCCGTCAGCTTCTTAAAACTCAACTTTGACCAGTTCCAGTTCACGCTCACTGTCCACAGCGGAGAGCGTTCAGCTTCATCAGAGACCTTCCTCACTGTAACATCGAACATCTTCAG GAAGGTGTCTGTTTACTGCCCTGAGTGTCAGGGAGACCATGTGAACTGGGATCAGTCTTTCTCTGTCAGTGCCATATGTGAAGACTGTCTCATTCCTGCACAACATATCTACTACAGCTGGAGTTTGTACCTGGTCAATGCTTCATCCAAGCCTTTCATAGAAG TCCCATTTTGTTACACAGTAGATCTCAGCACTATTTCTGCCGTCATGGAAAGTCCTGCCACCTCTCCGCAGACTCCTGTGATTTCTACCCTACATCCTTCTGTTACAAACATGTCACAGGACAACCATACTGCCTCTTCTTCATCGTCTTCCCCCGTTACTGTGAATACCTTTGAATCTGGGGTAGGAAATCAAGATGTGGACCTGGCCGACA GTTTGTCGGAGTCTAGTCCGCGTGTCCTCAACAAAGACGGTGTTCTATATTCTGACCGCTTTGGCCAAGGTGACATTAGCAGGGAACTCCCTGTGGACCCTGACTCCTCTGCTGACTGGgactttccttttcttttcctggaGAGTGGCAGTGCGAGCGGTCGACAAG ATCCAGATCATGGTGTTCCCTTTCCAAGTGCAGAGGAAGGAGACCCAGGGATGTCAGCAGGGAGATCCAGGG GTGAAGATGGTGAGAGCTCCCGTGCAGGAGATGTCTCTGTGTTTGAGCTGGCATTACACAAGGATGAGGGGAGTAATCTGGTGGATCCTAAGCCACCCGTGGTAATTCGGGCACCGACTTTGCTTGACTTACCTCGAAGCGCTGTAAACAGAGACCTCTTTGAGTCCTTCACTTACACAG GaatctcctcctcttttcttgtGATTAAGCCCTTCAGTCTGAGGCCCAGGAGCAGATACATGTTGGAGGTCACTGCCG AATCTCAAGACAGGTTTCTGGGTCGGACTCAGCTGTTCTTACAAACCAACCCTGTTCCAACGGGCTTGGCATGCCAGGTGCAGCCAGTCAAAGGACAGGAGCTACACACTCACTTCAGCATCTTCTGCACCTCAGGGAGGGAG GACTTACTGTATAAGTACAGCTTCAGTGTAGGGGACAGACTCCCTAGGACACTGTACCAGGGAAGAGATTTCCAGTACTACTTCAGTCTTCCTTCAGGTGACCCCAGTGATCACTATAAAG TAACTATTTATACagaaatcagcagcagcacatatGGTTCAGCCACCAAACCCTGTCCTGTCACAGTGCAAGTTCAACCAAGCTTCCTCAGAGACACCTTATCGTCCTCTTCCCATCATGATCCTGATCTGGAGCT gtcAGAGTTCGGTCTGAGGAACCTGTCGGCTCTGGTGCAGCTTGGGAACAGTGTGGAAATTCGTAACTACATCAGCCTCCTCTCCAGCATCTTGAACAGACTCAGCCTGGACATGAACGCCAACACGCGTGCACAGAGACACGTGCGTAATGTGCTCATTCGCACCTTGTGTGAGCTTGACAGCAGCGATCAG GTGTCAATGACAGACAATATCTGCATTCTCAACAACCTGCTACAAATTACAAGTCAG GTGACATTAATGAGCGCCAAACGAGTAACAGCTCATATTCAGGCTATCTCAGAGCAGTTTTCTGGGTCTGGCGCTCCTCGCCGCTACCATGTAAACCAGGAGGTGCTCAGTACAATGCTCAGCCTGCTTTCACACAGCCTTCAGGTGGTTACTAGTTGCGACTTCACACCTGACATTACGCAAGCATCGGAAGCAGGCTCACCCACTGATGAAAACCTGAGAAATGAAAGAGAGACTCCAAACAGCTGTATAGTGAACTCATGCACTGGTTGTCACATCAAAGAGGGAAGATCGGTGCCAACAAAGCAAGCGGTGAAGCTCGCAGCAGATATTCTGCAGGCTGCTTCAGAGCTGATGCTG aagtaCATTTTGTTTCATGAAACAAAGGAGCACAGAGTTTGCAGCAGCCTCATTACTTTGTACGCTACATCCCAAAACAAAACCTCCACAGTCATTAGCAGTGGCTCAGTCACTGTCTACATGCCTGCTACTTTCATCCAGATTCTGTTTCTCCAGCACGGACCGTGTATCCTCAGTCTGCTGATTGAGCTCTCCCGCAGCCCGTACACCTGGGCCAGGTATCCTACACAG TTGAGTGGACCAGTGGTTGACCTGAATCTGTACAAGTGCAGGACAAGAAAAAGGATCCACATTCATTCCCTCATTCAACCAATCAACACTGAGCTTCATCTCCCACAAAGAAAT AAAAGCTCTGCGTGGGAGTTTATCCTCCTGAGCAGCCAGGTCAACTACCACAGCTTCAACATTACCCAGGAGCACTTGATGCAGACGATCCAGCTCAGTCTAGTGTTCAGACCACCATCCAACAAGGCGTTTCCCCTCACGGTGCTCTTCAG GATGTTTGACAGGCCCACTCCCAACATACACCATCTGCAAAGGATTTACAAGTGGGAGAGGAACACCTTACGCATCACTCTGCCCTCATCCTACCTGAATG CTGCAGGTGTTGGTCACTTGGCTCTGCTTAATGGTGATTTTGGGAAAGCCCCCAGGGGCAATCACCTGGCTGAACAGATACGCTACAGACTGATAGTGGACAGCAGTCTGTGTTTGTCCTGggatggccagcagggggcctGGACACATCAGGGCTGCAGGACACAGCAAGCAGACACAAGCTCTGCTGTCAACTGCAG TTGCCACCAGTTGAGGCCCCTGACTGTGATGCAGCAGCAGATCCAGAGCAGCCACAGCACAGCAGACCTGGACCTGTTTGTAAG TGCATCCAGTGATATGACAGTGCTGGGCATGCTGTTGCTGTTCGTGTGCCTGTACATCCCGGGGTTGGCGGTGTGTAAAAGAGCTGATGTTGTCTCCAAGCAAAATCAAAAGGTCCACTACCTGTCTGACAACTCTTTGTTTGATCCATATCTCTACGCCGTTACCATTCACACTGGTCTCAGGTCTGCAGCCCGCATGAGTGCAAAG GTGTACATAGAACTGTATGGTGAAGATGGGGTCTCACAGGCAAAAGAAGTACAAGCCCCAGGATGCACTCTGTTCAGGAGGAACTCTAAAGACACCTTCATACTAAG TGCAGCAAACAGCCTGGGTTCAGTCTGGGGGGTTCACATCTGGCATGACAACTCTGGACCCTCCCCTGATTGGTACCTCACACAAGTGGAGGTATCtgag GTGCTCGGAGGACACGTGAAAGGACGCTCTTGGCTGTTTGTTGGTCAGTGCTGGCTGGCTGCGAACAAAGGTGATGGGCGAGTGGAGAGGATGCTGCGTGTTTGCACTCAAGGCATAACTTTTGCTCAG ATGTTGCATCTCAAGCTTTCTGACTACTTGGCTGATTTCCACATGTGGATATCTTTGTACAGTTGCCCCTCTCCCAactccttcacacacactcaaagactaagtgtgtgtctgttgctgctgttggggTATGCATGGGTCAATGCAGTAATCATCACACAAATGGATGATCAG ATGCTGTTTGCAGTGGGTTTTATCGATGTGTCTACTGTTGCTGTAACAACAGGGCTCATGAGTGTGGTGGTTGTGCTGCCTGTAGCAACAGCGGTGTCTTTCCTTTTTCGACTGCGTGCAGTGCAGCTGACGGGGGCACAAGTCAAAGgcagaatgactgaaaaggaATATTCTGAAG ATGCGCTTTCACTAAATGACAGCACGTTTGAGCATCATCTCTCTTGGACTGGCCTTCAGGAGTGGGATGCAGCCTGGATGAAGGAATACCAG GACACAGACCTCCCATCAGTTTCACACAGTCATGCTGATCAAGCACCCCAGGAAAAACAGTTTGAACTTTTTACTGAGGGCAGCAGGTTTTATGGACCCCAAAAAGCTTGTTTGTCAAGGGCAAAAGATGAAGGTCGAACAGAGAACGATCTTCAAGGACAACATTCACCAGACTGTGCTTCCGAGGAGGCCAGCTATCATGATGCCATCAACAAACTGAGACAAAGCAGAATCAGACCAACACATCGTTGGTGTCGCTATTTGGCCTGGACGCTGTGCCTGTTGTTGTCCCTCTCCTGCCTGGTGCACTCTGCCGTGCTGGGAATGAG ATTCAGCAACAGCAACGTTCTACTTTGGATACATTCTCTTTCCATCTCTCTGATGTCTTGCATCTTTATCATTCAGCCAGTTTTG atACTTGCAGGGGCCATGTCTGTCTCCTGTTTGCATAGGAAAGCACCAgactttcatatttttttcagtatgaGGCAGTTTGATATCGAGACTTTAAAACTTTGGAACCGCAGTGCTATTAATGGACCTGAAGAGCAGTTTAGACCATGTGCTTTTCCCCATAAAAGATGCTCACACCCTAAAAAG CTGCTTGGAGCTCGTCAGCGAGCTCGGTACCTGCGTCTTGTACGGCCACCGACTCCAGCAGAGCTGAGGAGAACTCGtgggagaaaaagaagagaggcTCTTATTCATAAAACCCTGAG AGATTTGGCTCTCTGTGTCTCCATGCTTTCCCTGATGATATGTATAACCCATGACAGCTCATTCAGTGACCATTACCAGCTCAATAAAGCTGTCAGAAGACACTTTGTAAG GAACCATGATAATTCATTTATGTCCATACAAAAATATCAAGACTGGTGGAAGTGGTCACAGACTAGTCTGCTTGATTCACTGTACAAGAATacatcagtgaaaacagag CAGACACATATTGTGATTGGAGAGCCAATCCTGCAGAAGATTGAGACATCTGACACCTTTCAGAGCCAG ATTCCCATTGTGACTCTGACACAGATGTGTGGTCACCTGGGTTGCTACTCTGGACCAAGTGCTACAGCTGGTTTGGGCCACACAAA GTCTGATGCTGTATCAAAACTGAAGCTTCTGCATTCAGCTGGCTGGCTGAGTGGACAGACGGTAGCCCTGAAGGTTCAGTTCACCTTGTACAGCCCTGCACCAAACTTGTTCACCAGTGTGAGGCTGCTCACTGAGCAGAGCCCCACCAGtgtcctgctgccctctgctgaAGTCCATTCAGTCAGGGTGTATCACACACCTGCTACCTGGGACTATGCTGTTATGGTCTGCAAG cttctcttcctccttttgTCTCTCATACAATTCTGTTGTCAAGTGTCCAATGTGGAAGAGCAAGGGCTGATGGGATACTGGGCAACACCTTGCAACTGGGTGGAA GTCAGCTTGCTCACAGTGACGTTGGTGTACTACGTGTGTCACATTTATCGCTCCACTCTTGTCATGGACGTCGCGGagctgctgcagagacacagCTACAGAGAGCATGTTGATGTTAGCCTCCTGGCTTCCTGGGAACAA TTTCTTTGTACGCTGAGTGGCATAATGTGCTTCCTTCTCACCATCAAGTGTGTGGCTGTGCTGAGGGTGAACAGGACCTTAGCTACCTCTGCTGCACTCTTTGCCCACTTGCTCTCAAGCCTTTTATGGCCAATG ATTTCAGGTGTGATCCTGCTGGTGGCATTGTCCTGCTTGGGGCCTCTGCTGCACATTCAAAGCTCCTGGGCACTCAGCCCTATTCCCATCCTCCTTAGGCCTCTATCCTACCTCTACCGGGGTCTTGGAGGAGCCAGAAGTAACAGGGGCCTTCTCTGCTCTGAGTGCGACGTATTTACCCGTGGAGTTCTGTATTTGTCTTCTGTGGTTTGGACAGCAGTG GTGATTGGTGCAATGTCCTCACTGGTTAGAAATGCCAGAAGATCTCAAAGCAGAAGGACTTTCTTCACCATTGCAGAACTGATAAACTACATTAGACTGAAGGTCTCTGAGCTGACTACTGGGCAAGGTAGAGAGGTGTGCAATGATAAACACACCGAGGGAAGG accTATTATCTTGAGGAGGTTGAAAGCTTAGTAGATGAATTGTTGTTCAGACTCAACgccctctctgacagcctgcacCACACCCTGCCCCTTAAAGCCCATCACTACAGGGAGGACAGTCCTAGTGTTTCCCCCATACCAGAGTCCTCCAACATGGATTCACAG GGCTCCGTGAAGTCACAGATGATTGGGAATATTGGGAATGACACGCATGCAAATGACCAGTGTTTGTCAAATCTGGGAGGAACCCCATCTGCATCTCACCTGTTCAG CTTCCAGGCTAACATGGACATCCTACAGCAGAGAGGTCAAATTGGACATAACTCCTCCTCCAACACTGTTGTGGCTTCTGAGGATAAATTAAAGGGTAAAAACTCCCTGTTCTGCCCAGAGTTGGCAGGCAAAAGTCAGGCCGCCCATACAGAGGTTGTAGTGGAAGTTCTGGTCCATGAAGAACCTGGAAGAGCTGTCCCAGATACACACTAG
- the pdia4 gene encoding protein disulfide-isomerase A4, translating into MRKVALLLIVLLGVAHFAAVSRCEEDVAEGKEETDEEDSDDEESDDEEDDTEVKEENGVLVLTDNNFDTFMEGKDTVLVEFYAPWCGHCKQFAPEYEKIAQTLKENDPPIPVAKVDATVASNLASRFDVSGYPTIKILKNGEPVDYDGERTEKAIVERIKEVAQPDWKPPPEATLVLTKDNFDDTVNNADIILVEFYAPWCGHCKRLAPEYEKAAKELSQRAIPIPLAKVDATAEAELASRFDVTGYPTLKIFRKGKVFDYNGPREKYGIVDYMSEQAGPPSKQVQAVKQIQELIKDGDDAVIVGVFSSEQDAAYDLYIEACNALREDFTFRHSFSAEVANLLKVSPGHIVIAQPEKFRSKHEPSSHTFAVKDSTSVSDVQEFFKKHVIPLVGHRKPSNDGKRYTKRPLVVVYYGVDFSFDYRKATQFWRAKVLEVAKDFPEYTFAIADEEDYAEELKSLGLSESGEEVNVGILADGGKKYAMEPEEFDSEVLRDFVVAFKKGKLKPIIKSQSVPKNNKGPVKVVVGKTFDDIVMDTQKDVLIEFYAPWCGHCKKLEPDYLALGKKYKGEKNLVIAKMDTTANDVPNDSYKVEGFPTIYFAPSNKKQSPIKFEGGDRTVEGLSKFLEKHATKLSQTRDEL; encoded by the exons ATGAGGAAGGTCGCTTTGCTGCTAATTGTGCTGCTCGGCGTTGCACATTTTGCAGCTGTCAGCAGATGTGAAGAGG ATGTTGCAGAAGGCAAAGAGGAGACAGATGAAGAGGACAGTGACGATGAGGAAAGTGACGATGAGGAAGACGACACAGAGGTGAAAGAGGAAAACGGGGTGCTGGTGCTCACTGACAACAACTTCGACACCTTCATGGAGGGCAAAGACACAGTTTTGGTGGAGTTTTATGCTCCGTG GTGTGGACACTGCAAACAGTTTGCCCCAGAATATGAGAAGATCGCTCAGACTCTCAAGGAGAATGACCCTCCTATACCTGTGGCCAAAGTGGACGCGACAGTAGCCAGTAATCTGGCAAGCAGGTTCGACGTGTCTGGGTATCCCACCATCAAGATCCTTAAAAACGGGGAGCCTGTGGACTATGACGGAGAGAGAACAGAGAAGG CTATTGTGGAGCGGATCAAGGAGGTAGCTCAGCCAGATTGGAAGCCTCCTCCTGAGGCCACGCTGGTGCTGACCAAGGACAATTTTGATGACACTGTGAATAACGCGGACATCATCCTGGTGGAGTTCTATGCCCCATG GTGCGGACACTGTAAGCGTCTGGCTCCAGAGTATGAGAAGGCAGCCAAGGAGCTGAGCCAGCGTGCTATTCCCATTCCTCTGGCCAAAGTGGATGCCACGGCAGAAGCCGAGCTTGCCTCACGCTTCGATGTCACTGGCTATCCCACGCTGAAGATCTTCAGGAAGGGCAAAGTGTTTGACTACAACGGACCTAGAGAAAAGTATG GCATTGTTGACTACATGAGTGAGCAGGCTGGGCCTCCCTCTAAGCAGGTGCAGGCAGTAAAACAGATCCAGGAGCTCATCAAAGATGGGGATGATGCCGTCATAGTCGGAGTGTTCTCCAGCGAGCAGGACGCAGCCTATGACCTCTACATTGAGGCTT GTAACGCGCTAAGGGAGGACTTCACCTTCCGTCACTCCTTCAGCGCTGAAGTGGCTAACCTGCTCAAAGTTTCTCCTGGTCACATTGTCATTGCTCAGCCTGAAAAATTCCGCTCCAAGCACGAGCCATCGTCTCACACATTCGCAGTCAAG GACTCGACATCGGTGTCTGATGTGCAGGAGTTCTTCAAAAAACATGTAATTCCTCTTGTGGGGCACAGAAAACCAAGCAATGATGGCAAACGCTACACAAAAAGACCCCTGGTGGTTGTGTATTACGGTGTTGACTTCAGCTTCGACTACAGGAAAG CTACGCAGTTCTGGAGGGCCAAGGTGCTCGAGGTGGCCAAAGACTTCCCAGAGTATACGTTTGCTATCGCTGATGAGGAGGATTAcgcagaggagctgaagagtCTGGGCTTGAGTGAGAGCGGAGAGGAAGTGAATGTGGGAATTCTGGCAGATGGAGGCAAAAAATATGCGATGGAGCCCGAGGagtttgactcagaagtgctgAGAGACTTTGTCGTGGCTTTTAAGAAGG GAAAGCTTAAACCCATCATCAAGTCCCAATCAGTGCCGAAGAACAACAAAGGACCAGTTAAGGTGGTCGTGGGAAAGACTTTTGACGATATTGTCATGGATACCCAGAAGGATGTCCTGATCGAGTTTTACGCTCCCTGGTGCGGTCACTGTAAGAAACTAGAGCCTGATTATTTGGCTCTGGGCAAAAAGTACAAGGGTGAGAAAAACCTGGTGATCGCCAAGATGGACACCACAGCCAACGATGTACCCAATGACAGCTACAAAGTGGAAGGCTTCCCTACGATATATTTTGCCCCGAGCAACAAGAAGCAGAGCCCCATCAAATTTGAAGGTGGAGACAGAACAGTAGAAGGGCTCAGTAAGTTCTTGGAAAAGCACGCCACAAAGCTATCACAGACGAGAGATGAACTTTGA